In Candidatus Defluviibacterium haderslevense, the following are encoded in one genomic region:
- a CDS encoding TonB-dependent receptor, whose translation MKYFFSFILSILCLAENYAQVTIKGQVKDISGNSISFCSITLLHEQDSALIKGNLTNDQGEYMIENVDPGKYMILASYLGYEPVYSTIIDIKSESKTATVDIMLQEKSIVLDEAVFIAKRPFLEQKADRLIVNVSNSAIAAGGTAMEILKKVPGVIIIQDKVTLGGSQNVQVWIDSKPSPYTDMNAVLRDMPGDQIDRIELITQPGAQFDAAGGPILNVILKRNADLGFKATAALAVGGYQVNQSDVDQGIQNYYRINPSVNVVYRKGKYNLFGNASFNQGKTFEVFIVDRFIGNDVYKSKSLDNKDYQFRNIRIGADYYATKKTTIGFIARAWSREGDGNSYNRTNVFDLSDHLIDAFITENVSDNKRSGFYTNLNGKHEFNPKTGRSITLDLDYNQFNTNTSNDLTIYPTEQISNRSLSEQVVKQPVDIWVVKSDYIHPFDSTFKFETGIKSSFASVDNRLNFFRNGIKSNTESNDFLYKENILGAYINLSKSLKKFDFNAGVRMENTNVSGTTLDSLVLDRNYLQWFPSASALYHINKNMGIQTSFSRRLNRPGFQQQNPFINFIDSLTYTRGNPKLLPEISNTAQLNFTYDGQPVAGISYAVTNDVIIENAPQIEGTKTYTTAENLANQRRLEIQLNFPIKLGKWLDGYGGNQAIYNSYDATYQGLKYEANQWSWLAYWELNFQLPKDFKLEVGGFYFTKFLEEFLVIDHIGSLDFGASKTFWNKRGKLSFSFNDILDSQNTRANINFNDVNVNFFQRELNRNMRLSFSYQFGNSKVKNGGNRKAASESEASRVKVE comes from the coding sequence ATGAAGTATTTTTTTAGTTTCATCTTGTCCATTTTATGTTTAGCAGAAAATTATGCACAAGTAACCATAAAAGGACAAGTTAAGGACATATCCGGTAATAGCATTTCTTTCTGTTCTATAACCCTACTTCATGAACAGGATTCAGCATTAATAAAAGGAAATCTGACCAATGATCAAGGTGAATACATGATTGAAAATGTAGACCCAGGTAAATACATGATTTTGGCGTCTTATTTGGGATATGAACCCGTTTATAGTACCATCATTGACATTAAATCTGAGAGCAAGACGGCAACAGTCGATATTATGCTCCAGGAGAAATCTATTGTGTTGGATGAAGCAGTTTTTATTGCTAAACGCCCTTTTCTTGAACAGAAGGCAGACCGGTTAATCGTGAATGTTTCGAATAGTGCCATTGCAGCTGGTGGTACTGCCATGGAAATACTTAAAAAAGTTCCTGGAGTCATTATCATCCAAGATAAAGTGACATTGGGTGGTAGCCAAAACGTCCAAGTGTGGATTGATAGTAAACCTTCACCATACACTGATATGAATGCTGTCCTAAGAGACATGCCCGGAGATCAAATAGATCGCATAGAGTTGATTACACAACCTGGTGCCCAGTTTGATGCTGCAGGAGGACCTATATTGAATGTTATTTTGAAAAGAAATGCTGATTTGGGATTTAAAGCAACAGCGGCATTGGCTGTTGGTGGATATCAAGTGAATCAAAGTGATGTGGATCAAGGAATACAAAATTACTATCGTATAAATCCTTCTGTCAATGTAGTCTATCGAAAAGGAAAATACAATCTTTTTGGAAATGCTAGTTTCAATCAAGGAAAAACATTTGAAGTATTTATTGTAGATCGGTTCATAGGAAATGATGTGTATAAGAGTAAAAGTTTAGATAACAAGGATTATCAATTCCGAAATATTAGAATAGGTGCAGACTATTATGCTACTAAAAAAACAACTATTGGTTTTATAGCGCGGGCATGGAGTCGGGAAGGCGATGGAAATAGTTATAACAGAACCAACGTTTTTGATCTTTCAGACCATTTAATTGATGCTTTTATTACTGAAAATGTAAGTGATAATAAGAGAAGTGGATTTTATACAAATCTGAATGGCAAGCATGAATTTAATCCTAAAACAGGACGTAGTATTACCCTGGATTTAGATTATAATCAATTCAATACAAATACATCCAATGATCTAACGATTTATCCAACAGAGCAAATATCTAACAGATCACTTTCAGAACAAGTTGTCAAACAGCCGGTAGATATTTGGGTTGTAAAAAGTGATTATATACATCCTTTTGATTCTACGTTTAAATTTGAAACCGGCATTAAATCAAGTTTTGCCAGTGTCGATAATCGATTGAATTTTTTTCGAAATGGAATTAAATCCAATACAGAGTCCAATGATTTTTTATACAAAGAAAATATTTTGGGAGCATATATAAATTTAAGTAAGAGTTTGAAAAAGTTTGATTTTAATGCAGGGGTTCGAATGGAGAATACTAATGTTTCTGGTACAACTTTGGATTCTTTAGTTTTGGATAGAAATTATCTGCAATGGTTTCCAAGTGCAAGTGCATTGTATCATATCAATAAAAATATGGGCATACAAACTTCTTTTTCCAGAAGACTAAATCGTCCTGGATTCCAACAACAAAATCCATTTATTAATTTTATAGATTCATTAACTTACACACGTGGTAATCCAAAATTATTACCTGAAATAAGCAACACCGCACAATTGAATTTCACCTATGACGGTCAACCAGTAGCGGGCATTAGTTATGCGGTAACGAATGATGTTATAATAGAAAATGCACCTCAGATAGAAGGTACAAAAACCTATACGACCGCAGAGAATTTGGCCAATCAAAGGAGATTGGAAATTCAATTGAATTTTCCGATTAAACTTGGAAAATGGTTAGATGGATATGGCGGTAATCAAGCCATTTATAATAGTTATGATGCGACTTATCAAGGTTTAAAGTATGAAGCGAATCAATGGAGTTGGTTGGCCTACTGGGAACTTAATTTCCAATTGCCTAAGGATTTTAAGCTTGAAGTGGGTGGTTTTTATTTTACCAAATTTCTTGAAGAATTTTTGGTTATTGATCATATTGGGAGTTTAGATTTTGGAGCATCCAAAACATTTTGGAATAAAAGAGGAAAATTGAGTTTTAGTTTTAATGATATTTTGGATTCTCAAAACACTCGTGCTAATATTAATTTCAATGATGTAAATGTCAATTTTTTCCAACGGGAACTTAACAGAAATATGAGGTTGAGTTTTAGTTACCAATTTGGAAATTCCAAAGTTAAGAATGGCGGTAATCGTAAGGCAGCTTCGGAAAGCGAGGCTTCGAGGGTGAAGGTGGAGTAG
- the tnpA gene encoding IS200/IS605 family transposase: MANTYSQIYVQIVFAVKYRKALLDKAWRSQVFGVMGNLINETNCKTIIVNGVEDHVHCFVGLKPAISVSELMKIVKAKSSKYINDHSLTRERFEWQTGFGVFSYSQIDIERVFKYIQNQEEHHRSKKFKEEYLELLKEYQVEYDEQYLFEDLI; encoded by the coding sequence ATGGCTAACACATATTCACAAATTTACGTACAAATCGTTTTTGCAGTAAAATATCGAAAAGCGCTTCTTGATAAAGCTTGGAGAAGTCAGGTTTTTGGGGTTATGGGAAATTTAATTAACGAAACCAATTGCAAAACAATAATAGTAAACGGTGTAGAAGATCATGTGCATTGTTTTGTAGGTTTGAAACCTGCTATTTCTGTTTCAGAGTTAATGAAAATAGTGAAAGCGAAATCATCAAAATACATTAATGATCATTCTCTTACCCGTGAGCGATTTGAATGGCAGACAGGCTTTGGTGTGTTTTCTTACAGCCAAATAGATATTGAAAGAGTGTTTAAATATATACAGAATCAAGAAGAGCATCATAGATCCAAAAAATTTAAAGAGGAGTATTTAGAGTTATTAAAGGAATACCAAGTTGAGTATGATGAGCAATATCTATTTGAAGACTTGATATAA
- a CDS encoding PD40 domain-containing protein, whose amino-acid sequence MRFNYYSLLLLVQFLIANHAAIAQVNAGLFRFPDVSSTQIVFSYANDLWLVPKQGGNALKISSPVGMEVFPKFSPDGQKIAFSANYDGNADVYLQSIMGGVPTRLTQHGKSDRMVDWHPNGQHILFASNRESEKDRFNQLYTISIQGGFPTKLPFAYGEFGSYSSDGQQMAMVIKSEIFRTWKRYRGGDVADIYLFNLKDSSSQNISTSIDASEELPMWHENNIYFLSDNGPEKRMNLWRYDLKLKSRTQLTMFKDDDIHFPSQGPEDIVFEASGKLYLYSLKSNQLTEVKVNIITDKIRLKPSLENVDKLIEFAAISPDGNRTLIEARGEIFSLPAENGSVINLTQSSGSAQRFPKWSPDGKTIAYWSDQSGEYELWTMNATDPSSKKKMTNYGPGYRYQLFWSPDSKKLAFIDQTMQIRIFDITTGASINVDKGLRMTHGSLMGFNPSWSPDSRWLTYNRDLENYHNAVFVFDVNQQKLHQITSGYYECSSPVFDSEGKYIYLFTNQLFQPSYSDIDNTFIYTNSTQIAAISLLKKTPSLLSPKNDTVVIKSEPETIAKAKETKNKKAKENKENKEKKDSTAQKIIPVEIDFDQIESRMVVLPIANGNFGNITSSTGKIIYLKVPNTGSPNSAKMSIAYYDIEKREEKNILDDANGFILSADGKKILAFKGEAMAIIKPEENQKWEKPLRIGEMSMMVDPAQEWKQILTDVWRLERDFFYDGQMHGVNWNLIKERYLKMLEVATTREDVNFIIGEMIAELNASHTYRGGGPEERAAQKNVGYLGINWEAEGQFYKIKHIIKPGSWDAEIKSPLAAPGLVIKEGDYILAVNGIPLSTQLEPTASFQGLGNKTVELTYNTSPSWTNAKKIMVQTIDNEARLRHLAWIESKRKRVEEASNGTVGYIYVPSTGTDGQSELIRQFSAQWDKKALIIDERFNNGGQIPDRFVEILNREPLAFFATRDGQPWPWPPYAHFGPKVMLINGWSGSGGDAFPDYFRKKHLGPLIGTRTWGGLIGISGVPSLIDGGSITAPSFRMYNSDGTWFKEGHGVDPDIEVMEDLTALSRGIDNQLERAILETKELIKKKEFVRPQRPPAEVR is encoded by the coding sequence ATGCGATTCAATTATTATTCTCTTCTTTTATTAGTGCAATTTCTGATTGCGAATCACGCTGCAATCGCCCAAGTGAATGCAGGTCTATTTCGTTTTCCGGATGTTTCCTCCACCCAAATCGTTTTTAGTTATGCCAATGATCTATGGCTAGTCCCAAAACAAGGTGGAAATGCCCTAAAAATAAGCTCACCTGTAGGTATGGAAGTGTTTCCTAAGTTTTCACCTGATGGACAAAAAATTGCTTTTTCAGCAAATTATGATGGCAATGCAGATGTCTATTTACAATCCATAATGGGTGGTGTCCCAACTCGGCTCACCCAGCATGGTAAAAGTGATCGGATGGTGGATTGGCATCCTAATGGTCAACACATTTTATTTGCATCCAATCGAGAGAGTGAAAAAGATCGATTCAACCAATTGTATACCATATCAATTCAGGGTGGTTTTCCTACCAAATTGCCCTTTGCTTATGGTGAATTCGGAAGTTATTCATCCGATGGACAGCAGATGGCTATGGTTATCAAATCAGAAATTTTTAGAACCTGGAAACGGTATCGCGGTGGTGATGTAGCAGATATATATCTATTTAATTTAAAAGATAGTTCGTCTCAAAATATTTCAACTTCAATTGATGCAAGCGAAGAACTTCCAATGTGGCACGAAAACAATATTTATTTTTTGTCAGACAATGGACCTGAAAAAAGAATGAACCTGTGGAGATACGATCTGAAATTGAAATCCCGCACACAACTTACCATGTTTAAAGATGATGACATTCATTTTCCATCACAAGGACCTGAAGATATTGTTTTTGAAGCATCCGGCAAACTATACCTTTATTCACTTAAATCCAATCAATTAACTGAAGTTAAAGTCAATATCATCACAGATAAAATCAGATTAAAACCTTCCTTAGAAAATGTAGATAAATTAATTGAATTTGCTGCAATAAGTCCTGATGGCAATCGCACCTTGATAGAAGCTCGGGGAGAGATCTTTTCATTGCCCGCAGAAAATGGTTCTGTAATTAATTTAACTCAATCATCGGGCTCTGCACAACGTTTCCCTAAATGGTCTCCAGATGGTAAAACAATCGCTTATTGGAGTGACCAATCTGGTGAATATGAATTATGGACTATGAATGCTACAGATCCAAGTTCAAAGAAAAAAATGACGAATTACGGTCCCGGATATCGATACCAATTGTTTTGGTCACCTGATAGTAAAAAATTGGCCTTCATAGATCAGACTATGCAAATTAGAATTTTCGATATCACTACCGGAGCGAGCATCAATGTCGACAAAGGACTTCGAATGACCCATGGAAGTTTAATGGGCTTTAACCCCAGTTGGTCACCGGACAGCAGATGGTTGACTTACAACAGAGATCTTGAAAATTATCACAATGCTGTATTTGTTTTTGATGTAAATCAACAAAAACTTCACCAAATAACAAGCGGATATTATGAATGTAGTTCGCCCGTATTTGATAGCGAAGGAAAATATATTTACTTGTTTACGAATCAACTTTTTCAACCATCTTATAGTGATATAGATAATACATTTATTTATACCAATTCAACTCAGATCGCTGCAATAAGTCTTCTTAAAAAAACGCCTTCACTCTTGAGTCCAAAGAATGATACCGTGGTCATTAAATCTGAACCTGAAACAATTGCAAAAGCTAAAGAGACCAAAAATAAGAAAGCAAAAGAAAATAAAGAAAATAAAGAAAAGAAAGACAGCACTGCACAAAAAATAATTCCGGTAGAAATAGATTTTGATCAGATTGAATCACGCATGGTTGTACTTCCAATTGCTAATGGGAATTTTGGTAATATAACTTCAAGCACCGGAAAAATAATATACTTAAAAGTTCCAAACACTGGATCACCAAATAGTGCAAAAATGTCAATTGCCTATTATGATATCGAAAAGAGGGAAGAAAAAAATATTTTAGATGATGCAAATGGTTTTATATTAAGTGCAGATGGTAAAAAAATACTTGCTTTTAAAGGTGAAGCCATGGCCATAATTAAACCAGAAGAAAATCAAAAATGGGAAAAACCATTACGCATAGGTGAAATGTCTATGATGGTTGATCCAGCTCAAGAATGGAAACAAATTTTAACAGATGTATGGCGCTTGGAGCGAGATTTTTTCTATGATGGACAAATGCATGGCGTTAATTGGAATCTCATAAAAGAACGTTATTTAAAAATGTTAGAAGTAGCAACCACAAGAGAAGATGTGAATTTTATTATTGGTGAAATGATAGCTGAACTTAATGCCTCTCATACCTATCGTGGTGGTGGACCAGAAGAACGTGCTGCACAAAAAAATGTAGGCTATTTAGGTATCAATTGGGAAGCTGAAGGTCAATTTTATAAAATTAAGCATATTATTAAACCAGGATCTTGGGATGCTGAAATCAAATCTCCTTTAGCAGCACCGGGCTTGGTAATTAAAGAAGGAGATTACATTCTTGCAGTTAATGGCATCCCTTTATCAACGCAATTAGAACCCACTGCAAGTTTTCAAGGATTAGGAAATAAAACGGTAGAACTCACATACAATACAAGCCCAAGTTGGACTAATGCAAAAAAAATCATGGTTCAAACCATAGATAATGAAGCTCGATTGCGCCATTTAGCCTGGATAGAATCTAAGCGAAAACGCGTTGAAGAAGCATCTAATGGAACTGTAGGTTATATCTATGTTCCAAGCACTGGAACTGATGGACAAAGTGAACTCATTAGACAATTCTCTGCCCAATGGGATAAAAAAGCGTTGATCATTGATGAACGTTTTAATAATGGTGGACAAATTCCAGACCGTTTTGTTGAAATCCTAAATCGCGAACCACTTGCATTTTTTGCGACCAGAGATGGTCAACCATGGCCTTGGCCTCCCTATGCTCACTTCGGACCAAAAGTAATGCTCATCAATGGATGGAGTGGTTCAGGTGGTGACGCATTTCCGGATTATTTCAGAAAAAAACATCTGGGCCCATTGATTGGAACTCGAACCTGGGGAGGATTAATAGGTATTAGTGGCGTGCCGAGTTTGATTGATGGTGGTTCAATTACTGCACCATCTTTCAGGATGTATAATTCGGATGGCACATGGTTCAAAGAAGGGCACGGTGTCGATCCGGATATCGAAGTTATGGAAGATCTTACAGCTTTAAGTAGAGGCATAGACAATCAATTGGAACGTGCGATATTAGAAACCAAAGAACTCATTAAGAAAAAAGAATTTGTAAGACCACAAAGACCACCTGCAGAAGTTAGGTAA